Proteins from one Coffea arabica cultivar ET-39 chromosome 8c, Coffea Arabica ET-39 HiFi, whole genome shotgun sequence genomic window:
- the LOC113706472 gene encoding heavy metal-associated isoprenylated plant protein 39-like, giving the protein MEQQKVVLKLMTMSDEKTKQKAMEAIADIYGVDSIAVDMKEQKITVTGQMDTVAIAKKLKKVGKIDIVSVGPAKEEKKEEKKEEKKEDKKDDTK; this is encoded by the exons ATGGAACAG CAAAAGGTGGTGCTGAAACTCATGACCATGAGTGACGAGAAGACTAAGCAAAAAGCGATGGAGGCCATAGCTGACATTTACG GAGTCGATTCGATTGCTGTTGATATGAAGGAGCAGAAGATAACGGTAACAGGTCAAATGGATACGGTTGCAATTGCAAAAAAGTTGAAGAAAGTTGGAAAAATAGACATAGTATCAGTTGGTCCTgccaaagaagagaagaaagaggagaaaaaagaagagaagaaggaagacaaaaaagatgacaCGAAATGA